From Primulina huaijiensis isolate GDHJ02 chromosome 15, ASM1229523v2, whole genome shotgun sequence, one genomic window encodes:
- the LOC140958868 gene encoding uncharacterized protein — translation MAKACWEELSTWNHVLSLSNEADRFVQWMFNLFQTVDVSTLENIAMVLWGIWRTRNEKLWNKIFKPAESVVSSALQLLMDWRAVCSIERIRDRTNQRDGERITWQKPQAQALKCNVDALVQNGLRNIGVGMVFRGSDGLFILAKTNVFIGRVGIKDAEAMAFKEVLSWVEGMNVQNVIFESDSKIFVEAITVEIEDDSEFGTIISECREVLRQRPLFSVYFTRRQANKVAHNLARASYFYARPSTWNTSPNFIFDVLNEDRNSLDS, via the coding sequence ATGGCAAAAGCTTGCTGGGAAGAGTTGAGCACCTGGAATCATGTGCTCTCATTATCTAACGAAGCAGATAGATTCGTCCAATGGATGTTCAATTTGTTCCAGACAGTAGATGTTAGTACTCTTGAAAATATAGCAATGGTATTATGGGGCATATGGAGGACTCGAAACGAGAAGCTAtggaacaaaattttcaaaccaGCTGAATCAGTGGTTAGCTCAGCGCTTCAACTCTTGATGGATTGGAGAGCGGTGTGTAGCATCGAAAGAATTCGGGATAGAACAAATCAGCGGGATGGGGAGAGAATTACCTGGCAAAAACCACAGGCTCAAGCATTAAAATGCAACGTCGACGCATTGGTACAGAATGGTTTAAGGAACATCGGGGTGGGTATGGTATTTCGAGGCTCAGATGGACTATTTATTTTAGCTAAAACAAACGTGTTCATTGGAAGAGTAGGAATTAAAGATGCAGAAGCAATGGCGTTCAAGGAAGTCCTTAGCTGGGTTGAAGGGATGAATGTTCAAAATGTAATCTTTGAGTCTGATTCTAAAATATTTGTCGAGGCAATAACGGTGGAAATAGAAGATGACTCAGAATTTGGTACAATTATCTCAGAGTGTCGTGAAGTTCTTCGCCAAAGACCATTATTCAGTGTCTATTTCACACGTCGACAAGCAAACAAGGTTGCCCACAATCTTGCTAGGGCATCTTATTTCTATGCTCGTCCCTCTACCTGGAATACTTCtccaaattttatctttgatgttttgaatgaagaCCGTAATTCCCTTGattcttaa